TTAATGGTCTTGGTAATTGTATAGGGTCCGTATTACTTCCTTGAAATAATAAACCCCCTATTGATAAATTATCTCTAAGGTTTGCTAATGCTGTTTGGAATGGTGTAAGCCCTGGGGCTGAATCAATTAACCCTAATGTGTTAGTAGTGTTAAATCCGAATTGTTTGGGGCTTGTTATGTCCTGGCGTGGTAAATCAATAATATCTTTTGTTGCATTAGCTAAGGGGTTTTTGAAGATTAAGAAATAACCCACTAATCCAAAAACTCCCAATAAAACTAAGCTGTCTAAGGCTCCCATATTATCACCCTAGATTTTGGGCTAACCTGTCAAAGAGTGCAGAAGAACCACGAATAAATCTAGTTCCTCCTGTTGGCGTGGTAAATGAACCGATTAAAGTTGTTTGTCCCCTTGTTATGGCTCTTTGAGCTAGTGGTAAGCCTCTTATTCCAAAGTTGCCCGTATCAATACCTGATGCCCCGATGACTTGTAAACTTGTACCGGTTCTTGTTGTCGCCCTAACTGGACCAACTGCAATTAGTTCATTAGGTCTAAGTGATACGTTTTGATTAATAAAATTCTGGAAGATTTGCGAAGATTTTAATATGCAGCTAAACTTATAATTTATATATAGTTAACCCATCTTTACTCGTTTGTTATCGACTAAAATGACCACATTTGAGCGGCGATTTGCGAAGATTTTAAAAAAGGCAGCATAACTTGAATAAATACACCAGGATAGAAAACACAGAAATTAAAATTGATAAAATACTGGATTTTTAACCCATTGATTTATATGCTATTTGGGAATTGACCTGCGGGGGCAGGGATTGAGACGGCTGCAATTATTACCAATACAACCCACCACTGTGCATTTGGGAATTGACCTGCGGGGGCAGGGATTGAGACACATAGTTAACAATTTAACTTGTTAGCTAAATTTTTCCTCCATATTTATTTTGGAATTGACCTGCGGGGGCAGGGATTGAGACGAACCCAGCTGCAATAATTACACAGATTACGATGGTGGGAATTTTGGAATTGACCTGCGGGGGCAGGGATTGTTAACGTGAGACGTGAAACGGCAGACGGCAAACGTGAAACCGCCGAAAACTGATAATTCCAGTATGATTGGAGAGCGTGACAAAAAGATAGAATAGGAGAAATAGTGAAAGGGAGACAGGAGTCTAAATGTAAGTCTGTGGCAATAGTCAGTGTAAGTCTGTGGCAATAGTCAGTGTAAGTCTGTGGCAATAGTCAGTGTAAGTCTGTGGCAAAAGATGAGAAGACAAAAATATCTCTGAATAAAAATAAAATCAACCTTCAATAATCAAATTAAAAATCTATCCGATTTACTTTTCAAGTCGTTCACTCACAATATTTTAAATTACTGTAATCAATCAGAAATTCCTTGAATTTCAAAAGGCCATACCCTATATATTACTTTATTTCAAAAAAAACCTGATATACAAACTCATTAAATTACAGGAGGTTAAATGGGCTTAGACAATTTTGCCCCATATGTCGGTGGTTTGGGACTGGTGTTTGCATTCATTATATATTTTCAAGTCAAACGCTATCCTTCCGGAAACGACATCATGAAAGAGATTGCTGCAGAGATTCACAAAGGGGCAATGACGTTTTTGAATCGCGAATACCGCACCCTGGCAATTTTTCTTGCCATTCTTTTCGTGGTCTTATGGCAAGCGATAGGTATTTACACCGCCCTGGCATTTTTAACGGGTGGAATTTTTTCCATGATTGCCGGTTATATCGGCATGAATGCCGCAACCCATGCGAATGTGCGAACCGCCCAAGCTGCGACAGAAGGGGCTAACAAAGCACTAATGGTCGCCTTTAGCGGCGGCGCCGTGATGGGCATGGCCGTAGCAAGTTTAGGATTACTGGGACTGTCAATTTATTATTTAATCTTCAAGGATCCGCAAATCATAAATGGCTTTGCTATGGGAGCCAGCTCAATCGCCCTGTTTGCCAGGGTCGGCGGTGGAATTTTCACTAAATCAGCAGACGTCGGCGCAGACCTGGTGGGTAAGGTCGAAGTCGGTATCCCTGAAGATGATCCAAGAAATCCAGCCGTTATTGCCGACAATGTTGGTGATAATGTCGGCGACATAGCCGGTATGGGCGCTGACCTTTTCGAATCTTACGTAGGTTCAGTGGTGGCGGCAATCGCCATCGCTTTCACATTTTCCCCGGAAATGAGATTCCAATTTATGGCATTGCCAATCGGTCTTATCGTTATGGGAACGGTCTCATCCATCATTGGCATATTTGTCATGCGAATATTCCAAAACTCGGACCCGCAAGCCGCTCTGCGAAACTCTACTTATTCAGCAATGATCCTCTTGATCATAGGCGCTTTTTTCTTTGTACCAGCTTTGACTGGTTCTTTGGCCCCATTTTGGGCAGTCGTTTCAGGAATCGTAACAGGCGCTTTGATTGGACTTTTCACAGAATACTACACCTCCGGAAAACCCATCAAGGATATAGCCGAAGCCAGCAAGACCGGCGTGGCTACCAACATTATCGAAGGGTTGTCTGTAGGTTTTAAAAGCACGGGATTACCGATGCTCGCAATTTGTGCGGCAATCTTTGTCGCGTACGAAACCAATGGTGTTTACGGTATTGCAATTTCGGCTGTTGGTATGTTGGCAACTATTGGTATCGTCATGTCAGTTGACGGCTATGGTCCTATTTCTGACAATGCCGGTGGAATTGCAGAAATGGCGAAAATGGGTCCGGATATTCGAAAGATTACCGACAAATTAGATTCAATTGGAAATACAACTGCAGCTATAGGCAAAGGCTTTGCGATAGGCTCAGCCGCTCTAACTTCCCTGGCATTATTTGCAGCTTACACTGCAACGGTTGGTCTTGAGTCCATTAGCTTAACCAAAGCCCCGGTTGTTATTGGTCTGCTGTTGGGAGGCACCCTGCCATTTATTTTTGGCGCAATTACAATGCAGGCTGTTGGTAGAACGGCTTTCAAAATGGTTGAGGAAGTTCGACGACAGTTTCGTGAGATTACCGGTTTAATGGAAGGAAAAGCAAAGCCGGACACAGCAACTTGCGTCGATATTGCGACTCGGGGCGCTTTGAAAGAAATGATCGCACCTGGTGTTTTGGCGGTGGTTTCGCCCATCATAGTCGGTACTCTGCTAGGTGTGGAAGCGCTTGGCGGGATGCTTGCCGGGACAACCACAGTTGGCGTTTTGTTGGCTATTATGATGAGTAATAGCGGCGGCGCCTGGGATAATGCCAAAAAATATATCGAAGAAGGGAACCTGGGCGGTAAAGGTTCCGACAACCATAAGGCATCCGTTGTGGGAGATACGGTTGGTGATCCTTTTAAGGATACCTCAGGCCCATCAATGAACATTCTAATAAAACTGATTTCGGTTGTTTCACTGGTTTTTGGCCCTGTTCTGCTAAAAATGCATGAATGGTTTATTGGATTGTTTTAAAGAAAGATTTAATATCTCACGTATATTAGACCCATGATAATGATTATCGTGGGTCTTTTTTTATTATCCTAAATTTATTAAATTGATAAATGAACGATTAACCTGGATTATTCAATCCAAAAAGACCTGGCAGGTTGTAAATTTCTACATGTGCGGTTCGACTTTACGTTTCATGAATTATCCAGATTTAAGCAAGAAATTTTGATAAAATTGAATCAACAGTTTTTCTTCTTATTTGTATTTTCACTATGTTACTATAATGGATGTTCTAGTAAATCAACTTTGAAACCAAATAAATTAGATATCGCAATCCATTCCAGAGATGATTGGAAATCCCTCCCAATTGATTCCGGATACACCTCTCATAAAATTAAATTCATCACCCTTCATCATAGTGGTGTGGTTTTTGAAGGTGATACACCGATTCCTGAATATATGCGAAACATTCAAAAATGGAGCCGCAGTGAGAGGAATTGGCCGGATATCCCATACCATTTCCTAATCGACTTAAAAGGAAAAACCTGGGAAGGAAGACCTCTTCAATATAAGGGAGATACAAATACAGAATATGATCCTACCGGGCATGTCTTAATTTCAGTGATCGGAAACTATGAAGAGCAAGAGATTTCTTCCGAGCAACTTGATGCCGTTGTAAAATTGATGGCTGCACTTTGCAAATCCTTTGGCTTGAATACAGATAAAATAAAATCCCATAAAGATTTCGTCCCCTCGACACTTTGTCCCGGCAAAAATTTGTATTCCTATATGAAAGATGGAAGTCTAATCGAAAAAGTGAACACACTTCTAAACTGAATCGGAAGTTGTTGTGGCGATATAGCAGCTAAAAATATTTTGGGAATATAGCCGGCTTTTTTTGAGCTTTTAATTCGGTTGATTTCTTCCATATAAACTTTCAATTCCATCTTAATCATTCAGTCGATAAAACATCCACCTCAAACCACCCAGGACTAGTAAAAAAGGAACGCCAAAAATATTCAAGATCCAAAGCCAGGGCAACCGGTACCATTTCAGAAAATATCGAATAAAATCCAAATGGGATTGCCAGGTCAATTTTGCCCTTGCCCTGTAAATTGAACTACCCTTTTGATGCGTAACTTTTGCATGTGGATAAAAATAAATTTTATGATCATTTCTCCAAATTCTTTTGCAGAGATCGACATCACTGAAAAATAAAAAGAATCTCTCATCCAACTCTCCTACTTCGCGGATTACCTCACCTGGGATCATCAAACAAGAACCCTGGGGTTGTTGCACTACTCTGATCGCGTTGTGATCAAAATCTCCCATCTTCCAACCGTTAAATATTTTATTGTTTGGGAAAAAATAAGACAAGCCCAGCAATTCATAAGCGACAAACCGATAACGAGGGAACCTGCGACATGAGGGCTGAATTGATCCATCCGAGAAAAGTAATTGCGGCGCTACTGCACCTACACCAGGATGATTACTTAAAAATTGCATCATGGAATCCACAGCCTTTTCCTCGACTTTAGTGTCCGGATTCAACAACAAAAGGAATTTGCCGGTAGCCTGGTTCAACCCTTGATTAACAGCTTGTGTAAATCCTACATTAACCACATTTTGAATTAGATTTATTGTTCTATTTTGATTCTGTTTTGATTGTATGAAATGTTCTATTACTGAAATCGTACTGTCTTTTGAAGAATTATCAACAACGAAAATTTCCAACGGATGCACAGAATAATTTTTATCAATGGCTTCAAGACATTCAATTATTTCATTGGAATGATTATAAGTTACAATGATTATGGAGAGAATTGGGGTCATCATTCTCTAAAGGTTGAAAATATTTTCGTTTTCAATTACGGCCACAATTCGAAAGATCACAAATTACAATTATCAAATCACAAATAAATTTCAAATTTGAAAAAACAATTACCTACCGGTTAAGTGCAAGATGAAAATGAATCTAATTTCACACAATCATCTAACCATATGTTGGATTTTGATAATTTGTTTAATGATATATATTTGAGTTTTGTCATTTGTGAATTGGTCATTTCTTAATAAAGTTGTAACCGATATCGTATGACTTAAACTAGTTTCATGCCAATGGATTAAGATATTTCTATGAAATCTCTGGTAGCGTGTGTCAGTAATTCTCCATGGTTTTTCCGAACCAATACATCATCTTCTATTCGCACCCCACCAAGTTCCGGCACATAAATTCCAGGTTCGATTGTAATGACAGCATATTCCGGAATGGCATGATCAATCTCTGTTGCGATTCTCGGCTCACTGTGAACATCTAACCCCAACCCATGACCCAATGCATGCCCAAAATATTCGCCATAGCCGGCGTTTTTAATTAGCTCCCTGGCTGCTGCATCAAGCTCATTACATTTTACGCCCGCTTTTATTGATCGAAGCGCCTGAGCCTGCGCTTCCCGGACGATATTATAAATTTTTACTTGCTCTTGGCTCGGGTTGCCAATCACAATCGTTCGAGTGATATCGCTTGCATAGCCGTTTACAACACAACCAAAATCGAGCACCACCAAATCACCCTGTTCAATCAATTTTTCTGATGCAATCCCATGCGGTAAGACAGACCTCAAACCACTTGCAACAATTGGTTCGAAAGCTGAGCGGTCTCCTCCCATTCTTTTTATTCGCCCAATTATTTCACCGGCAACCTCATTTTCTCGCATTCCGGCATGAATAAGGCCAACAAGATCGGAAAAAATCCTATCAGCCATTTCTGCTGCTTTTCGAATATAACCGATTTCTTCTTGTGATTTCACGATGGATAAATTTTCAATTACTCTTTCATATGGCCGCCATTTTATATTTGGATACAATTTTGATATTTTTTCGAATTGATTATAAGTGAGAGTATCTGATTCAAACCCAAATTGTGAACTAACGTTAATATTTAGTTCCTGGATCAAATCAAAGAGTGAACCTCTACCAATATGAATGGAAAATTCTTTAACTTCATCTTTAGCCTGTTGTTCATATCGATTATCAGACATAAAAAAAGCATCTGAATTTGTAATCAAACAGATGCCATTAGATCCGGAAAAGCCGGTTAAATATCGGACATTGATAAGCCGGGTAACCAGGAAGCCATCCAACTTCTGTTCAATAAGGATTTCCCGTAGTGTTTTAATTCTGTTGGAATGGCTCATGAAATTATTATTAGCTCTCTTCTTCCTCCATTCTTTTTTTTAGGTCTTCTACCTTTGTTTTATAATGTTCATTGGCAGGATCTTTTCTTAAGAGAATTTCATAGACACCAATGGCTTTGCTAAAATGTCCCTGGGCGGCATAAATCTCTCCGAGGGTTGCCGTAACAATTGGATCTTTTTTAGGTGTCGTCTCCGGTTCAGGTTGGGACTCTGGAGATGGTTCTTGATGGGGACCTTCTATTTTTTCTTCACTGGTAAACTCTTCAACAGAGGTTGTTTCTTTAGATTCTTCTAAACTTTCTTCAGATTCAGGTTCCGGAGAAGTGTCTTCCTTATCATCTACTAGATCTTTAAAGTAATCGTCCTCTTCGTCTTCATCATTATCAATATATTCTTCAACCACTAAATCGTCGTCTCCGAAAATCTTACTAGCAATTTTCTCTTTTTCCTCAGTGGACATTTCAGGTTCATTTTTTTGAGTCTCAGATTCTTGCTCTAAGTTGATATCTTCAGGAGTAGCATCGGCCTCATCTAGAGATGCAACTGTTTCCTCACTCTCTTGACTTCCTTCCATTTCGGTTACACCTTCTGTTTCTTCGGTACCCTGGCTTTCTTGCATCACTGTTTTTTCTGCCGGTTCTTCAATTTCCGAAATGTCTTCTTCAACAGCCGTACTTTCTTCTCCTCTTTCCGGTTTAAAGATATCATCTAAAATGAATTCATATTTCTTTTCATCTTGATCTTCGGATCTCTCTTCCTCTTTCTCTTCCTCTTTCTCTTCCTCTTTCTCTTCCTCTTTCTCTTCCTCTTCTTCTATCTCCTTTACTTCGGTTATCTCATCGGAAACCGTTTCAACCTCATCAGAAATTTCCTCAATTGTTTCCGAATCCTTATCACTGAAATCTTCATCCATCTCGATGGTTTCTTCTTCCACTATAAATTCGGATTCCGGCTGTTCCAATTCAGTTTCAGGCTGTTCTTCAGATTCGGAAAATGTTTTTTCAATTTCTGTAAATTGGTCTTCAGGTGAAGCTTCCGAAGGTTCTTCTACCAGGGTGTCTGTCGGAGTTTCACTTGCTAATTCAGGTTCAGACTCTTTGGATACTTCAAAATTATCCAGCATTAACAGAGCTGTGCTATCCATAGGATCTATTGCCAAAGCCCGCTTAACCCAAAGTACGTGCGCGTTTTGCCACTCTCTCTTTTTCATAATATTGGCTTGATAGTGGTGGGCATTAATGTGCTCAGCATCGTAAAGCAGGGTTTTGTTGAACTCGCTTTCAGCGACATCGAGATCCCCAATTTCAAAATAACAACGTCCAAGGATGAAATGAGCATTCGCATATTGTGGATGCTGGTCTAATCCCTTTTGGCACACTTCAATGGCTTCATCGGTTTTTTTCATCTCAAGGAGGTAGTCCGCCAATCTTGCAAATTCTATTGAACGAGAATCTTGCGCTAATAATTTTTGTAATCGATCAACTTCATCTGCTAAATTTTTCATGGTCCCTCCGGATTCGGATTTTTATGCAATTTATTAGATTCCATTTGACACATATTACCATTAATACAGTAATCCAAACAATTTGTTAATTTTAATATCCATTATAATTTACTGAAAGTTATTCGTGAT
The window above is part of the candidate division KSB1 bacterium genome. Proteins encoded here:
- a CDS encoding sodium-translocating pyrophosphatase, with the protein product MGLDNFAPYVGGLGLVFAFIIYFQVKRYPSGNDIMKEIAAEIHKGAMTFLNREYRTLAIFLAILFVVLWQAIGIYTALAFLTGGIFSMIAGYIGMNAATHANVRTAQAATEGANKALMVAFSGGAVMGMAVASLGLLGLSIYYLIFKDPQIINGFAMGASSIALFARVGGGIFTKSADVGADLVGKVEVGIPEDDPRNPAVIADNVGDNVGDIAGMGADLFESYVGSVVAAIAIAFTFSPEMRFQFMALPIGLIVMGTVSSIIGIFVMRIFQNSDPQAALRNSTYSAMILLIIGAFFFVPALTGSLAPFWAVVSGIVTGALIGLFTEYYTSGKPIKDIAEASKTGVATNIIEGLSVGFKSTGLPMLAICAAIFVAYETNGVYGIAISAVGMLATIGIVMSVDGYGPISDNAGGIAEMAKMGPDIRKITDKLDSIGNTTAAIGKGFAIGSAALTSLALFAAYTATVGLESISLTKAPVVIGLLLGGTLPFIFGAITMQAVGRTAFKMVEEVRRQFREITGLMEGKAKPDTATCVDIATRGALKEMIAPGVLAVVSPIIVGTLLGVEALGGMLAGTTTVGVLLAIMMSNSGGAWDNAKKYIEEGNLGGKGSDNHKASVVGDTVGDPFKDTSGPSMNILIKLISVVSLVFGPVLLKMHEWFIGLF
- a CDS encoding N-acetylmuramoyl-L-alanine amidase, with the protein product MKPNKLDIAIHSRDDWKSLPIDSGYTSHKIKFITLHHSGVVFEGDTPIPEYMRNIQKWSRSERNWPDIPYHFLIDLKGKTWEGRPLQYKGDTNTEYDPTGHVLISVIGNYEEQEISSEQLDAVVKLMAALCKSFGLNTDKIKSHKDFVPSTLCPGKNLYSYMKDGSLIEKVNTLLN
- a CDS encoding glycosyltransferase family 2 protein, which produces MMTPILSIIIVTYNHSNEIIECLEAIDKNYSVHPLEIFVVDNSSKDSTISVIEHFIQSKQNQNRTINLIQNVVNVGFTQAVNQGLNQATGKFLLLLNPDTKVEEKAVDSMMQFLSNHPGVGAVAPQLLFSDGSIQPSCRRFPRYRFVAYELLGLSYFFPNNKIFNGWKMGDFDHNAIRVVQQPQGSCLMIPGEVIREVGELDERFFLFFSDVDLCKRIWRNDHKIYFYPHAKVTHQKGSSIYRARAKLTWQSHLDFIRYFLKWYRLPWLWILNIFGVPFLLVLGGLRWMFYRLND
- a CDS encoding aminopeptidase P family protein gives rise to the protein MSHSNRIKTLREILIEQKLDGFLVTRLINVRYLTGFSGSNGICLITNSDAFFMSDNRYEQQAKDEVKEFSIHIGRGSLFDLIQELNINVSSQFGFESDTLTYNQFEKISKLYPNIKWRPYERVIENLSIVKSQEEIGYIRKAAEMADRIFSDLVGLIHAGMRENEVAGEIIGRIKRMGGDRSAFEPIVASGLRSVLPHGIASEKLIEQGDLVVLDFGCVVNGYASDITRTIVIGNPSQEQVKIYNIVREAQAQALRSIKAGVKCNELDAAARELIKNAGYGEYFGHALGHGLGLDVHSEPRIATEIDHAIPEYAVITIEPGIYVPELGGVRIEDDVLVRKNHGELLTHATRDFIEIS
- a CDS encoding tetratricopeptide repeat protein, with the protein product MKNLADEVDRLQKLLAQDSRSIEFARLADYLLEMKKTDEAIEVCQKGLDQHPQYANAHFILGRCYFEIGDLDVAESEFNKTLLYDAEHINAHHYQANIMKKREWQNAHVLWVKRALAIDPMDSTALLMLDNFEVSKESEPELASETPTDTLVEEPSEASPEDQFTEIEKTFSESEEQPETELEQPESEFIVEEETIEMDEDFSDKDSETIEEISDEVETVSDEITEVKEIEEEEEKEEEKEEEKEEEKEEERSEDQDEKKYEFILDDIFKPERGEESTAVEEDISEIEEPAEKTVMQESQGTEETEGVTEMEGSQESEETVASLDEADATPEDINLEQESETQKNEPEMSTEEKEKIASKIFGDDDLVVEEYIDNDEDEEDDYFKDLVDDKEDTSPEPESEESLEESKETTSVEEFTSEEKIEGPHQEPSPESQPEPETTPKKDPIVTATLGEIYAAQGHFSKAIGVYEILLRKDPANEHYKTKVEDLKKRMEEEES